agtttgcggtcatttagaaatgtccttatttttaaaagaaaagccttTTGATCAAGTGAAGATTACaacaaatgaatcagaaatacagtctacacattgttaatgtggtaaatgactattctagctgaaaatgactgatttttaatagaatatctacataagGGTACAgtggcccatttccagcaaccatcacttctgtgcTTTAATGCTATAGTTTGTTAGcgaatggtgttgaaaggctaattgatgattagaaaacccttgaacaatcatgttagcacatgaataaatttttcatggaaaacatgaaatggttTAGGTGATCACAAacgtttgaatggtagtgtttgTCACAGCTATTTTTTTCCTAGTAATTTAGTGCAAATCTGAGCTTATCATATGACATGGATGACTTGAAACAACATTAGCTGGAAGTGATTATGGAGAGGTGGTGATGCACATTGAGTTTAGGCCTGGCTGTTGTGTCAGAAATAAAATATCCTATTGTGCTTTTGAGGTAGAGCTGCCTGCaaccaaaacaacagaagacacaaaaataaaaactgtcatATTAATTCTATTAGAGTTCATATAAATTTTGAGAACAGCTTCAGCTTTCCCATGGCATCCACAGCTGCATTATCTCTACTTCTTCTATTAAAGAGAGCAGTATCAGATTTGGGTCTGTGAGGGcaatttttgagaaatcttgaacaaatcaaAGAATAGCTTGAACAAAGCAGCCAGTTTTTTTCCTTGGATCAGTACCATTATGTTTTATGTAGGAATCAGGTGGTGAGAACTATGAAACAGCAACAatgtaaaatgcagaaatatcaATCATATCAATAACTTACAACACAGGCACCAAATAAATATTCATATCATTAGTAAAATATACAAAGTACTTCTTTCAGTTTACAGACAGTAGACTATCACAGTGTAAGAAAGTcgtaaaaacaaacagtggaaCCTGTCTCACACTcattctcctgttttttttatgtgaatctgacaaaaaagtGCTTTGATCTGTAAAGTCCTCTGTTCAGTATCCATTATGTTTGTTAGCACTTCAGaatagcaaaaaaatatatattctgtTTGTCATCTCAGTTTTCGACAAATAAGAAGCTATAACGTTACTGTACATGCAAACTGTATTTACAAAAAGAACTACTTTTTAAAGAATTGTTCTCCGTGCGAAGTTGATAATAAAATGATAGCTTGTATAAAGTAGAACTTATTACAAAATAAGTTGGAAGCTTTTCAGCTATTGAAGATATTAACACAGTTGCTTACAAGACAGTAGCATTCTGAAGAAGTCAGACATCAGTAAATAGATGATTATACAGCTGTGGAATGTGTAAGAGTTAAAGTCTTCTGAAAGTGGAAGATTTAAATTATGTGCCCCAACACTTGGGGTGGCCTTCGATTTCccttcttctatttttttctctgtgcagAGGCAAAAACTTCCACTAATCCAGGCAGGCAGGATCCAGTCATTTCCCACATCCTCCGTTGCAGTCAAGCTACAGTATGTGCCGAGTTCAGAGGTCCATGTTTAGGGGAGTCTTAAGATCATGAGATTGGAAACTGTCTCTAAAAGTCTACAGGGTCATCTGGTTGTCGATCCTGGCCTTTCCTGGCACGATGTCTACGGCTCCGGCGTTCGCCACGGCGGCCatggtgatgtgtgtgatgGTGTGAGCCTGGACTGTCTCTCAGCCGCCTCACCATCTCATGGTCCTTGTTGCCCAGCACCCGGGGCAGGAAGAGTGAAGCCTTGTCTGTGCTTCGGGTCTTAAAGCCTCTCCGCGGCCGCCCTTTGCCATTAATGGAAACATACCACTGACGCTTGGCGCTGGCTCGACGCTTGCTGTTGCTGCCACCTCCTGGTGGCAGCGGCTGCTCTGTAGAGTGGTGACGGGATGCGTAGGTGTTGTACCCCAACTCATGGATCCGCTCCACAAACTCACATTCTTTGTTGAACACTTCCTGGGGAGATGAGGAAGAAGGATACAGTGAGCCACATTTGTCACCCAGCCAGTTTGCTTTTTGACCACAGGAGAAGCTGTGGAACACACTGACAGTGTCTCATTCTTCTCAAAAGCACTATCAGGCTCCAAATCAACcataaaataacacaactgGCTCCAGATAAACACGTAACCTTACAGCAGCTAAACATTACAATGTAAAACCAAATGTTTGTGCCTGGTCATACATGAGGCCTCTGGGCTGCTGTAACCCAGAGGCTGTTTGTGCTGACGAGGAGGTGATGAGATGAATCTGTACCCACCGAGGCATACAGCCGTCCTTTATCATTCATGGCCAGATATCTGCCAGAGAAAAGCCCTTTTATGGCAACAACACCCACATCCACTGCTGTGATTTCCATGATGCctgcaacacaaagacacacattacAGTTCCAGGACAGTAGTAGTAGTGGATGTTTAATATAACATTTATCCTGACTATAATGTCACTGTATTTTTCTCTATAGATGTATGAATTATTCAACCAGTAATGCTGGGAAAGTGGacctcaaacaaaaaatgtaaattttaacacaaaaaaatgaatacatttgtTAAACATTAAGAATAAATGAATTTCCTTTTGCATTTGACACCTCTGGGTGGTCCTTTCAGCatgtttgtttgactttttaattAGTGCTTGATTAGTCAGTGGTCTACTGAGGGCTGCAGAAAGGCTCTAATGGTCGCTGATGAGATAAATACATCCGTTAGGAGAGCACCTTTGTTGAACTTTGGCTGATACTTCTAATAGAGATTAACCTGCATGTTAGCAGCTTTGTAATGACAGAATTTGACACGCACAAGTCAACGGCTGCCACGGACGTGCCAATGCTGTGTGACAGTAAAATT
This genomic interval from Acanthochromis polyacanthus isolate Apoly-LR-REF ecotype Palm Island chromosome 2, KAUST_Apoly_ChrSc, whole genome shotgun sequence contains the following:
- the fgf3 gene encoding fibroblast growth factor 3, with translation MLVIPLLVLLSLLDPVCPRARCAPGQACDPRHRRDAGGRGGVYEHLGGAPRRRKLYCATKYHLQIHSNGKIDGSLEENNPFSIMEITAVDVGVVAIKGLFSGRYLAMNDKGRLYASEVFNKECEFVERIHELGYNTYASRHHSTEQPLPPGGGSNSKRRASAKRQWYVSINGKGRPRRGFKTRSTDKASLFLPRVLGNKDHEMVRRLRDSPGSHHHTHHHGRRGERRSRRHRARKGQDRQPDDPVDF